A genomic region of Prionailurus bengalensis isolate Pbe53 chromosome D1, Fcat_Pben_1.1_paternal_pri, whole genome shotgun sequence contains the following coding sequences:
- the RAB3IL1 gene encoding guanine nucleotide exchange factor for Rab-3A isoform X2 — MWSGQPHPDEGHPPPLEAVPVPWKSVGPCKSHRTESPRGLAETPGGEEAQGEEGPAAAPLDVLRLRSSSMEIREKGSEFLKEELHKAQKELKLKDEECERLSRVREQLERELEELTASLFEEAHKMVRAANMKQAASEKQLKEARGKIDMLQAEVTALKTLVLTSTPASPNRELHPQLLSPTKAGPRKGHLRHKSTSSTLCPAVCPAAGHTLTPDKEGKEVDTTLFAEFQAWRESPTLDKSCPFLERVYREDVGPCLDFTMQEVRQGRGRPTRGPAPQPEVSPSLLHLLPRFVAALGAGTGRRGGQHAHHRARGFADAAHREGGRGGVWQHQYLCPERAGSCLSPPNPAWGLRESLLHLTVLPGQDHRSVQLPHLHPLHPARPGAAGSGADVLGDHEAAEGDVAGQARLLSPGGLGHGRSLEGGSEPQPTPAPAQTDRKTGSWRQP, encoded by the exons ATGTGGAGCGG CCAGCCCCACCCAGACGAGGGCCACCCGCCGCCCCTTGAGGCTGTCCCCGTCCCCTGGAAGAGCGTGGGCCCCTGCAAAAGCCACAGGACGGAGTCCCCAAGAGGCCTGGCGGAGACccctggaggggaggaggcccaAGGTGAGGAGGGCCCTGCGGCCGCCCCGCTGGACGTGCTCCGCCTGCGAAGCTCTTCCATGGAGATCCGCGAGAAGGGCTCAGAGTTCCTGAAGGAGGAGCTTCACAAAGCCCAGAAG gagcTGAAGCTGAAGGACGAGGAGTGTGAGCGGCTGTCCAGGGTGCGGGAGCAGCTGGAACGGGAGCTGGAGGAGCTGACAGCCAGCCTGTTTGAG GAAGCCCACAAGATGGTGCGGGCAGCCAACATGAAGCAGGCAGCGTCGGAAAAGCAGCTGAAGGAGGCGCGGGGCAAG ATCGACATGCTGCAGGCAGAGGTGACAGCCTTGAAGACACTGGTCCTCACGTCCACACCGGCCTCTCCCAACCGCGAGCTCCACCCACAGCTGCTGAGCCCCACCAAGGCCGGGCCCCGCAAGGGCCACTTGCGCCATAAGAGCACCAGCAGCACCCTCTGCCCCGCCGTGTGCCCCGCTGCCGGACATACCCTCACGCCGGACAAGGAGGGCAAAGAG GTGGACACGACCCTGTTCGCAGAGTTCCAGGCCTGGAGGGAATCCCCCACCCTGGACAAGTCCTGCCCCTTCCTTGAAAGAGTGTACCGGGAGGACGTGGGCCCCTGCCTGGACTTCACCATGCAGGAGGTGAGGCAGGGCAGAGGGCGGCCGACCCGGGGCCCAGCGCCTCAGCCAGAGGTCAGCCCCTCACTGCTCCACCTGCTGCCCCGCTTTGTTGCAGCTCTCGGCGCTGGTACGGGCCGCCGTGGAGGACAACACGCTCACCATCGAGCCCGTGGCTTCGCAGACGCCGCCCACCGTGAAGGTGGCCGCGGTGGAGTGTGGCAGCACCAA TACCTGTGCCCTGAGCGGGCTGGCTCGTGCCTGTCGCCACCGAATCCGGCTTGGGGACTCAGAGAATCACTATTACATCTCACCGTCCTCCCGGGCCAGG ATCACCGCAGTGTGCAACTTCCTCACCTACATCCGCTACATCCAGCAAGGCCTGGTGCGGCAGGAAG cGGAGCCGATGTTCTGGGAGATCACGAGGCTGCGGAAGGAGATGTCGCTGGCCAAGCTCGGCTTCTTTCCCCAGGAGGCCTAGGGCATGGCCGGAGCCTGGAGGGGGGCTCTGAGCCACAGCCAACACCTGCCCCGGCACAGACAGACAGGAAGACAGGGTCCTGGCGCCAGCCCTGA
- the RAB3IL1 gene encoding guanine nucleotide exchange factor for Rab-3A isoform X4 — protein sequence MDAPKEHTRCPARGTCPVFLAMSSGAVRYAPSVLGPALDGNLGEEPWDPDSQPHPDEGHPPPLEAVPVPWKSVGPCKSHRTESPRGLAETPGGEEAQGEEGPAAAPLDVLRLRSSSMEIREKGSEFLKEELHKAQKELKLKDEECERLSRVREQLERELEELTASLFEEAHKMVRAANMKQAASEKQLKEARGKIDMLQAEVTALKTLVLTSTPASPNRELHPQLLSPTKAGPRKGHLRHKSTSSTLCPAVCPAAGHTLTPDKEGKEVDTTLFAEFQAWRESPTLDKSCPFLERVYREDVGPCLDFTMQELSALVRAAVEDNTLTIEPVASQTPPTVKVAAVECGSTNTCALSGLARACRHRIRLGDSENHYYISPSSRARITAVCNFLTYIRYIQQGLVRQEAEPMFWEITRLRKEMSLAKLGFFPQEA from the exons ATGGATGCCCCCAAGGAGCACACCAGGTGTCCTGCCCGAGGGACATGCCCCGTGTTCCTGGCAATGAGCTCGGGGGCTGTCCGCTACGCTCCATCAGTTCTGGGACCTGCCCTTGACGGGAACTTGGGAGAGGAGCCTTGGGACCCAGACAG CCAGCCCCACCCAGACGAGGGCCACCCGCCGCCCCTTGAGGCTGTCCCCGTCCCCTGGAAGAGCGTGGGCCCCTGCAAAAGCCACAGGACGGAGTCCCCAAGAGGCCTGGCGGAGACccctggaggggaggaggcccaAGGTGAGGAGGGCCCTGCGGCCGCCCCGCTGGACGTGCTCCGCCTGCGAAGCTCTTCCATGGAGATCCGCGAGAAGGGCTCAGAGTTCCTGAAGGAGGAGCTTCACAAAGCCCAGAAG gagcTGAAGCTGAAGGACGAGGAGTGTGAGCGGCTGTCCAGGGTGCGGGAGCAGCTGGAACGGGAGCTGGAGGAGCTGACAGCCAGCCTGTTTGAG GAAGCCCACAAGATGGTGCGGGCAGCCAACATGAAGCAGGCAGCGTCGGAAAAGCAGCTGAAGGAGGCGCGGGGCAAG ATCGACATGCTGCAGGCAGAGGTGACAGCCTTGAAGACACTGGTCCTCACGTCCACACCGGCCTCTCCCAACCGCGAGCTCCACCCACAGCTGCTGAGCCCCACCAAGGCCGGGCCCCGCAAGGGCCACTTGCGCCATAAGAGCACCAGCAGCACCCTCTGCCCCGCCGTGTGCCCCGCTGCCGGACATACCCTCACGCCGGACAAGGAGGGCAAAGAG GTGGACACGACCCTGTTCGCAGAGTTCCAGGCCTGGAGGGAATCCCCCACCCTGGACAAGTCCTGCCCCTTCCTTGAAAGAGTGTACCGGGAGGACGTGGGCCCCTGCCTGGACTTCACCATGCAGGAG CTCTCGGCGCTGGTACGGGCCGCCGTGGAGGACAACACGCTCACCATCGAGCCCGTGGCTTCGCAGACGCCGCCCACCGTGAAGGTGGCCGCGGTGGAGTGTGGCAGCACCAA TACCTGTGCCCTGAGCGGGCTGGCTCGTGCCTGTCGCCACCGAATCCGGCTTGGGGACTCAGAGAATCACTATTACATCTCACCGTCCTCCCGGGCCAGG ATCACCGCAGTGTGCAACTTCCTCACCTACATCCGCTACATCCAGCAAGGCCTGGTGCGGCAGGAAG cGGAGCCGATGTTCTGGGAGATCACGAGGCTGCGGAAGGAGATGTCGCTGGCCAAGCTCGGCTTCTTTCCCCAGGAGGCCTAG
- the RAB3IL1 gene encoding guanine nucleotide exchange factor for Rab-3A isoform X1 — MDAPKEHTRCPARGTCPVFLAMSSGAVRYAPSVLGPALDGNLGEEPWDPDSQPHPDEGHPPPLEAVPVPWKSVGPCKSHRTESPRGLAETPGGEEAQGEEGPAAAPLDVLRLRSSSMEIREKGSEFLKEELHKAQKELKLKDEECERLSRVREQLERELEELTASLFEEAHKMVRAANMKQAASEKQLKEARGKIDMLQAEVTALKTLVLTSTPASPNRELHPQLLSPTKAGPRKGHLRHKSTSSTLCPAVCPAAGHTLTPDKEGKEPGLAPLLSLLLCVVPSKAVHLTYEPAWQLLPGEPPTAPTSTSATSLSFSRQVDTTLFAEFQAWRESPTLDKSCPFLERVYREDVGPCLDFTMQELSALVRAAVEDNTLTIEPVASQTPPTVKVAAVECGSTNTCALSGLARACRHRIRLGDSENHYYISPSSRARITAVCNFLTYIRYIQQGLVRQEAEPMFWEITRLRKEMSLAKLGFFPQEA, encoded by the exons ATGGATGCCCCCAAGGAGCACACCAGGTGTCCTGCCCGAGGGACATGCCCCGTGTTCCTGGCAATGAGCTCGGGGGCTGTCCGCTACGCTCCATCAGTTCTGGGACCTGCCCTTGACGGGAACTTGGGAGAGGAGCCTTGGGACCCAGACAG CCAGCCCCACCCAGACGAGGGCCACCCGCCGCCCCTTGAGGCTGTCCCCGTCCCCTGGAAGAGCGTGGGCCCCTGCAAAAGCCACAGGACGGAGTCCCCAAGAGGCCTGGCGGAGACccctggaggggaggaggcccaAGGTGAGGAGGGCCCTGCGGCCGCCCCGCTGGACGTGCTCCGCCTGCGAAGCTCTTCCATGGAGATCCGCGAGAAGGGCTCAGAGTTCCTGAAGGAGGAGCTTCACAAAGCCCAGAAG gagcTGAAGCTGAAGGACGAGGAGTGTGAGCGGCTGTCCAGGGTGCGGGAGCAGCTGGAACGGGAGCTGGAGGAGCTGACAGCCAGCCTGTTTGAG GAAGCCCACAAGATGGTGCGGGCAGCCAACATGAAGCAGGCAGCGTCGGAAAAGCAGCTGAAGGAGGCGCGGGGCAAG ATCGACATGCTGCAGGCAGAGGTGACAGCCTTGAAGACACTGGTCCTCACGTCCACACCGGCCTCTCCCAACCGCGAGCTCCACCCACAGCTGCTGAGCCCCACCAAGGCCGGGCCCCGCAAGGGCCACTTGCGCCATAAGAGCACCAGCAGCACCCTCTGCCCCGCCGTGTGCCCCGCTGCCGGACATACCCTCACGCCGGACAAGGAGGGCAAAGAG ccCGGGCtggcccccctcctctccctgctcctctgcgTGGTCCCCAGCAAGGCTGTTCACCTCACCTACGAGCCGGCTTGGCAGCTCCTACCTGGGGAGCCGCCCAcggcccccacctccacctccgctacctctctctccttttcccgaCAG GTGGACACGACCCTGTTCGCAGAGTTCCAGGCCTGGAGGGAATCCCCCACCCTGGACAAGTCCTGCCCCTTCCTTGAAAGAGTGTACCGGGAGGACGTGGGCCCCTGCCTGGACTTCACCATGCAGGAG CTCTCGGCGCTGGTACGGGCCGCCGTGGAGGACAACACGCTCACCATCGAGCCCGTGGCTTCGCAGACGCCGCCCACCGTGAAGGTGGCCGCGGTGGAGTGTGGCAGCACCAA TACCTGTGCCCTGAGCGGGCTGGCTCGTGCCTGTCGCCACCGAATCCGGCTTGGGGACTCAGAGAATCACTATTACATCTCACCGTCCTCCCGGGCCAGG ATCACCGCAGTGTGCAACTTCCTCACCTACATCCGCTACATCCAGCAAGGCCTGGTGCGGCAGGAAG cGGAGCCGATGTTCTGGGAGATCACGAGGCTGCGGAAGGAGATGTCGCTGGCCAAGCTCGGCTTCTTTCCCCAGGAGGCCTAG
- the RAB3IL1 gene encoding guanine nucleotide exchange factor for Rab-3A isoform X5 encodes MWSGQPHPDEGHPPPLEAVPVPWKSVGPCKSHRTESPRGLAETPGGEEAQGEEGPAAAPLDVLRLRSSSMEIREKGSEFLKEELHKAQKELKLKDEECERLSRVREQLERELEELTASLFEEAHKMVRAANMKQAASEKQLKEARGKIDMLQAEVTALKTLVLTSTPASPNRELHPQLLSPTKAGPRKGHLRHKSTSSTLCPAVCPAAGHTLTPDKEGKEVDTTLFAEFQAWRESPTLDKSCPFLERVYREDVGPCLDFTMQELSALVRAAVEDNTLTIEPVASQTPPTVKVAAVECGSTNTCALSGLARACRHRIRLGDSENHYYISPSSRARITAVCNFLTYIRYIQQGLVRQEAEPMFWEITRLRKEMSLAKLGFFPQEA; translated from the exons ATGTGGAGCGG CCAGCCCCACCCAGACGAGGGCCACCCGCCGCCCCTTGAGGCTGTCCCCGTCCCCTGGAAGAGCGTGGGCCCCTGCAAAAGCCACAGGACGGAGTCCCCAAGAGGCCTGGCGGAGACccctggaggggaggaggcccaAGGTGAGGAGGGCCCTGCGGCCGCCCCGCTGGACGTGCTCCGCCTGCGAAGCTCTTCCATGGAGATCCGCGAGAAGGGCTCAGAGTTCCTGAAGGAGGAGCTTCACAAAGCCCAGAAG gagcTGAAGCTGAAGGACGAGGAGTGTGAGCGGCTGTCCAGGGTGCGGGAGCAGCTGGAACGGGAGCTGGAGGAGCTGACAGCCAGCCTGTTTGAG GAAGCCCACAAGATGGTGCGGGCAGCCAACATGAAGCAGGCAGCGTCGGAAAAGCAGCTGAAGGAGGCGCGGGGCAAG ATCGACATGCTGCAGGCAGAGGTGACAGCCTTGAAGACACTGGTCCTCACGTCCACACCGGCCTCTCCCAACCGCGAGCTCCACCCACAGCTGCTGAGCCCCACCAAGGCCGGGCCCCGCAAGGGCCACTTGCGCCATAAGAGCACCAGCAGCACCCTCTGCCCCGCCGTGTGCCCCGCTGCCGGACATACCCTCACGCCGGACAAGGAGGGCAAAGAG GTGGACACGACCCTGTTCGCAGAGTTCCAGGCCTGGAGGGAATCCCCCACCCTGGACAAGTCCTGCCCCTTCCTTGAAAGAGTGTACCGGGAGGACGTGGGCCCCTGCCTGGACTTCACCATGCAGGAG CTCTCGGCGCTGGTACGGGCCGCCGTGGAGGACAACACGCTCACCATCGAGCCCGTGGCTTCGCAGACGCCGCCCACCGTGAAGGTGGCCGCGGTGGAGTGTGGCAGCACCAA TACCTGTGCCCTGAGCGGGCTGGCTCGTGCCTGTCGCCACCGAATCCGGCTTGGGGACTCAGAGAATCACTATTACATCTCACCGTCCTCCCGGGCCAGG ATCACCGCAGTGTGCAACTTCCTCACCTACATCCGCTACATCCAGCAAGGCCTGGTGCGGCAGGAAG cGGAGCCGATGTTCTGGGAGATCACGAGGCTGCGGAAGGAGATGTCGCTGGCCAAGCTCGGCTTCTTTCCCCAGGAGGCCTAG
- the RAB3IL1 gene encoding guanine nucleotide exchange factor for Rab-3A isoform X3 has translation MWSGQPHPDEGHPPPLEAVPVPWKSVGPCKSHRTESPRGLAETPGGEEAQGEEGPAAAPLDVLRLRSSSMEIREKGSEFLKEELHKAQKELKLKDEECERLSRVREQLERELEELTASLFEEAHKMVRAANMKQAASEKQLKEARGKIDMLQAEVTALKTLVLTSTPASPNRELHPQLLSPTKAGPRKGHLRHKSTSSTLCPAVCPAAGHTLTPDKEGKEPGLAPLLSLLLCVVPSKAVHLTYEPAWQLLPGEPPTAPTSTSATSLSFSRQVDTTLFAEFQAWRESPTLDKSCPFLERVYREDVGPCLDFTMQELSALVRAAVEDNTLTIEPVASQTPPTVKVAAVECGSTNTCALSGLARACRHRIRLGDSENHYYISPSSRARITAVCNFLTYIRYIQQGLVRQEAEPMFWEITRLRKEMSLAKLGFFPQEA, from the exons ATGTGGAGCGG CCAGCCCCACCCAGACGAGGGCCACCCGCCGCCCCTTGAGGCTGTCCCCGTCCCCTGGAAGAGCGTGGGCCCCTGCAAAAGCCACAGGACGGAGTCCCCAAGAGGCCTGGCGGAGACccctggaggggaggaggcccaAGGTGAGGAGGGCCCTGCGGCCGCCCCGCTGGACGTGCTCCGCCTGCGAAGCTCTTCCATGGAGATCCGCGAGAAGGGCTCAGAGTTCCTGAAGGAGGAGCTTCACAAAGCCCAGAAG gagcTGAAGCTGAAGGACGAGGAGTGTGAGCGGCTGTCCAGGGTGCGGGAGCAGCTGGAACGGGAGCTGGAGGAGCTGACAGCCAGCCTGTTTGAG GAAGCCCACAAGATGGTGCGGGCAGCCAACATGAAGCAGGCAGCGTCGGAAAAGCAGCTGAAGGAGGCGCGGGGCAAG ATCGACATGCTGCAGGCAGAGGTGACAGCCTTGAAGACACTGGTCCTCACGTCCACACCGGCCTCTCCCAACCGCGAGCTCCACCCACAGCTGCTGAGCCCCACCAAGGCCGGGCCCCGCAAGGGCCACTTGCGCCATAAGAGCACCAGCAGCACCCTCTGCCCCGCCGTGTGCCCCGCTGCCGGACATACCCTCACGCCGGACAAGGAGGGCAAAGAG ccCGGGCtggcccccctcctctccctgctcctctgcgTGGTCCCCAGCAAGGCTGTTCACCTCACCTACGAGCCGGCTTGGCAGCTCCTACCTGGGGAGCCGCCCAcggcccccacctccacctccgctacctctctctccttttcccgaCAG GTGGACACGACCCTGTTCGCAGAGTTCCAGGCCTGGAGGGAATCCCCCACCCTGGACAAGTCCTGCCCCTTCCTTGAAAGAGTGTACCGGGAGGACGTGGGCCCCTGCCTGGACTTCACCATGCAGGAG CTCTCGGCGCTGGTACGGGCCGCCGTGGAGGACAACACGCTCACCATCGAGCCCGTGGCTTCGCAGACGCCGCCCACCGTGAAGGTGGCCGCGGTGGAGTGTGGCAGCACCAA TACCTGTGCCCTGAGCGGGCTGGCTCGTGCCTGTCGCCACCGAATCCGGCTTGGGGACTCAGAGAATCACTATTACATCTCACCGTCCTCCCGGGCCAGG ATCACCGCAGTGTGCAACTTCCTCACCTACATCCGCTACATCCAGCAAGGCCTGGTGCGGCAGGAAG cGGAGCCGATGTTCTGGGAGATCACGAGGCTGCGGAAGGAGATGTCGCTGGCCAAGCTCGGCTTCTTTCCCCAGGAGGCCTAG
- the RAB3IL1 gene encoding guanine nucleotide exchange factor for Rab-3A isoform X7, translated as MVRAANMKQAASEKQLKEARGKIDMLQAEVTALKTLVLTSTPASPNRELHPQLLSPTKAGPRKGHLRHKSTSSTLCPAVCPAAGHTLTPDKEGKEVDTTLFAEFQAWRESPTLDKSCPFLERVYREDVGPCLDFTMQELSALVRAAVEDNTLTIEPVASQTPPTVKVAAVECGSTNTCALSGLARACRHRIRLGDSENHYYISPSSRARITAVCNFLTYIRYIQQGLVRQEAEPMFWEITRLRKEMSLAKLGFFPQEA; from the exons ATGGTGCGGGCAGCCAACATGAAGCAGGCAGCGTCGGAAAAGCAGCTGAAGGAGGCGCGGGGCAAG ATCGACATGCTGCAGGCAGAGGTGACAGCCTTGAAGACACTGGTCCTCACGTCCACACCGGCCTCTCCCAACCGCGAGCTCCACCCACAGCTGCTGAGCCCCACCAAGGCCGGGCCCCGCAAGGGCCACTTGCGCCATAAGAGCACCAGCAGCACCCTCTGCCCCGCCGTGTGCCCCGCTGCCGGACATACCCTCACGCCGGACAAGGAGGGCAAAGAG GTGGACACGACCCTGTTCGCAGAGTTCCAGGCCTGGAGGGAATCCCCCACCCTGGACAAGTCCTGCCCCTTCCTTGAAAGAGTGTACCGGGAGGACGTGGGCCCCTGCCTGGACTTCACCATGCAGGAG CTCTCGGCGCTGGTACGGGCCGCCGTGGAGGACAACACGCTCACCATCGAGCCCGTGGCTTCGCAGACGCCGCCCACCGTGAAGGTGGCCGCGGTGGAGTGTGGCAGCACCAA TACCTGTGCCCTGAGCGGGCTGGCTCGTGCCTGTCGCCACCGAATCCGGCTTGGGGACTCAGAGAATCACTATTACATCTCACCGTCCTCCCGGGCCAGG ATCACCGCAGTGTGCAACTTCCTCACCTACATCCGCTACATCCAGCAAGGCCTGGTGCGGCAGGAAG cGGAGCCGATGTTCTGGGAGATCACGAGGCTGCGGAAGGAGATGTCGCTGGCCAAGCTCGGCTTCTTTCCCCAGGAGGCCTAG
- the RAB3IL1 gene encoding guanine nucleotide exchange factor for Rab-3A isoform X6 → MVRAANMKQAASEKQLKEARGKIDMLQAEVTALKTLVLTSTPASPNRELHPQLLSPTKAGPRKGHLRHKSTSSTLCPAVCPAAGHTLTPDKEGKEPGLAPLLSLLLCVVPSKAVHLTYEPAWQLLPGEPPTAPTSTSATSLSFSRQVDTTLFAEFQAWRESPTLDKSCPFLERVYREDVGPCLDFTMQELSALVRAAVEDNTLTIEPVASQTPPTVKVAAVECGSTNTCALSGLARACRHRIRLGDSENHYYISPSSRARITAVCNFLTYIRYIQQGLVRQEAEPMFWEITRLRKEMSLAKLGFFPQEA, encoded by the exons ATGGTGCGGGCAGCCAACATGAAGCAGGCAGCGTCGGAAAAGCAGCTGAAGGAGGCGCGGGGCAAG ATCGACATGCTGCAGGCAGAGGTGACAGCCTTGAAGACACTGGTCCTCACGTCCACACCGGCCTCTCCCAACCGCGAGCTCCACCCACAGCTGCTGAGCCCCACCAAGGCCGGGCCCCGCAAGGGCCACTTGCGCCATAAGAGCACCAGCAGCACCCTCTGCCCCGCCGTGTGCCCCGCTGCCGGACATACCCTCACGCCGGACAAGGAGGGCAAAGAG ccCGGGCtggcccccctcctctccctgctcctctgcgTGGTCCCCAGCAAGGCTGTTCACCTCACCTACGAGCCGGCTTGGCAGCTCCTACCTGGGGAGCCGCCCAcggcccccacctccacctccgctacctctctctccttttcccgaCAG GTGGACACGACCCTGTTCGCAGAGTTCCAGGCCTGGAGGGAATCCCCCACCCTGGACAAGTCCTGCCCCTTCCTTGAAAGAGTGTACCGGGAGGACGTGGGCCCCTGCCTGGACTTCACCATGCAGGAG CTCTCGGCGCTGGTACGGGCCGCCGTGGAGGACAACACGCTCACCATCGAGCCCGTGGCTTCGCAGACGCCGCCCACCGTGAAGGTGGCCGCGGTGGAGTGTGGCAGCACCAA TACCTGTGCCCTGAGCGGGCTGGCTCGTGCCTGTCGCCACCGAATCCGGCTTGGGGACTCAGAGAATCACTATTACATCTCACCGTCCTCCCGGGCCAGG ATCACCGCAGTGTGCAACTTCCTCACCTACATCCGCTACATCCAGCAAGGCCTGGTGCGGCAGGAAG cGGAGCCGATGTTCTGGGAGATCACGAGGCTGCGGAAGGAGATGTCGCTGGCCAAGCTCGGCTTCTTTCCCCAGGAGGCCTAG